One genomic segment of Lytechinus pictus isolate F3 Inbred chromosome 18, Lp3.0, whole genome shotgun sequence includes these proteins:
- the LOC129281615 gene encoding melanopsin-like, which translates to MLIVNLAISDFGMVITNFPLMFASTIYNRWLFGDIGCQFYAFCGALFGIMSIANMTAIALDRYYVICWSLEAVRSVTHRRSMIIILIVWAYAIFWSIPPFFGVGSYVLEGYGLGCTFDFMTHDLNHYLHVSFLFASSFVVPVAIIVACFTRIAVTVRKHRHELNKMRTRLTEDKDKKQKSSIRRADKAKTEFQIAKVGFQVTIFYILSWMPYSVVAVIGQYFDPDLLSPLGTVVPVIFAKCSAIWNPIIYCLSHEKFNAALKEKLMELCGMELPSKHRSMGSQESSVTGRRGMHRQNSSTLSESSVSSTVEQDAIELKDRKQGPGPATVRVQQERGETAGTYRRNPEEVTFSKDTGAEIEEKGRGDQGQRDDRVKQHGEGQMDQWSQPPPAAPGVNDKEYLTKM; encoded by the exons ATGTTGATTGTGAATCTTGCCATCAGTGACTTTGGAATGGTCATTACCAACTTTCCTCTAATGTTTGCTTCAACTATATACAATAGATGGCTCTTCGGGGATATAG GTTGTCAGTTTTACGCCTTCTGTGGAGCTCTGTTTGGTATTATGTCCATTGCCAATATGACTGCAATCGCACTGGACAG ATACTACGTGATCTGTTGGTCTCTGGAGGCGGTTCGTTCGGTGACCCATCGACGGTCTATGATCATCATTCTCATAGTGTGGGCTTATGCAATCTTCTGGTCCATTCCACCGTTCTTCGGCGTAGGTTCCTACGTCCTGGAGGGCTACGGTCTCGGCTGCACCTTCGATTTCATGACGCATGATCTCAACCATTACCTCCACGTTAGTTTCCTCTTCGCCAGCAGCTTCGTCGTGCCAGTCGCCATCATCGTCGCCTGCTTCACCCGGATAGCCGTCACGGTGAGGAAGCATCGGCACGAGCTAAACAAGATGCGGACACGACTCACCGAAGACAAGGACAAGAAGCAGAAGTCGTCCATCCGTCGCGCCGACAAGGCCAAGACCGAGTTCCAAATCGCGAAGGTCGGGTTCCAAGTCACCATCTTTTATATTCTCTCCTGGATGCCTTATTCTGTAGTCGCTGTCATTGGTCAGTACTTCGACCCGGATTTACTGTCACCGTTGGGAACGGTCGTGCCGGTTATCTTCGCCAAGTGTTCGGCTATCTGGAACCCGATCATCTATTGTTTGTCGCACGAGAAGTTCAACGCGGCGTTGAAGGAGAAGCTCATGGAGTTGTGTGGGATGGAGCTTCCGTCGAAGCATCGAAGTATGGGGTCGCAGGAATCTTCGGTTACCGGCCGACGGGGGATGCATCGCCAGAATTCCTCGACGCTGTCAGAATCCTCCGTCTCCAGCACGGTGGAGCAGGACGCCATTGAGCTGAAGGACCGGAAGCAGGGTCCAGGTCCAGCGACCGTGAGGGTCCAGCAGGAGAGGGGGGAAACCGCGGGGACGTATCGGAGGAACCCCGAGGAGGTCACCTTTTCCAAAGACACCGGAGCTGAAATCGAAGAGAAGGGCAGGGGCGATCAGGGCCAGCGTGACGATAGAGTAAAGCAACATGGAGAAGGGCAAATGGATCAGTGGAGCCAACCGCCCCCCGCTGCTCCTGGGGTCAATGATAAGGAATACCttacaaaaatgtag